Proteins encoded together in one Candidatus Methylomirabilota bacterium window:
- a CDS encoding Zn-dependent alcohol dehydrogenase: protein MKASVLFEQGAPLRVEELDLEGPREGEVLVRMAASGVCHSCLHAADGSWQGVPVPIVLGDEGAGTVESVGAGVRDLQAGDHVILSWAPTCGRCHYCVIGRPNLCEKRLPGRGLLPDGTTRMSLGGKPVYHYGHVATYASRTVVHESSAIRIDPAMPLDRAALVGCSVMTGVGAVLNSARVPAGAAMAVFGTGGVGLNVVQGGAMVAAHPIIAVDVKPARLEHARALGATHAVDASKEEPAAAIRRITGRGADFTFVAVGDARAVGQAADALAPGGTCVVIGVPPTGQTFPLDVRPLVTGERAIVGSSYGGARTREDLPRLVALYQAGKLKIDELITKRYGLEEANEAFRALAAGELGRGLIVF from the coding sequence GCTCGTGCGGATGGCGGCCAGCGGCGTTTGCCACAGCTGTCTCCACGCCGCCGACGGCAGCTGGCAGGGTGTGCCGGTGCCCATCGTGCTGGGCGACGAGGGCGCGGGCACCGTGGAGAGCGTCGGCGCGGGCGTGCGCGATCTCCAGGCCGGGGATCACGTCATCCTCTCGTGGGCGCCGACCTGCGGCCGTTGCCACTACTGCGTGATCGGCCGCCCCAACCTCTGCGAGAAGCGGCTGCCGGGCCGGGGACTTCTGCCCGACGGCACCACGCGGATGTCGCTCGGCGGGAAGCCCGTTTATCACTATGGCCACGTGGCGACGTATGCCTCCCGCACGGTCGTCCACGAGTCCTCGGCGATCCGCATCGACCCCGCCATGCCCCTCGACCGCGCCGCCCTCGTCGGCTGCTCGGTCATGACCGGTGTGGGCGCTGTCCTCAATTCCGCGCGCGTGCCCGCGGGCGCCGCCATGGCCGTCTTCGGCACGGGCGGGGTCGGGCTCAATGTCGTCCAGGGCGGCGCCATGGTCGCCGCGCATCCCATCATCGCCGTCGACGTCAAGCCGGCGCGGCTCGAGCATGCGCGGGCGCTCGGGGCCACGCATGCCGTGGATGCCTCGAAGGAAGAGCCCGCCGCCGCCATCCGGCGGATCACCGGGCGCGGGGCCGACTTCACCTTCGTGGCCGTGGGCGACGCGCGTGCCGTCGGCCAGGCCGCCGACGCCTTGGCGCCGGGAGGCACCTGCGTGGTGATCGGCGTGCCGCCCACCGGGCAGACCTTCCCGCTGGACGTCCGTCCGCTCGTGACGGGTGAGCGTGCCATCGTCGGCTCCAGCTATGGCGGCGCGCGCACGCGCGAGGACCTGCCGCGGCTGGTCGCGCTCTATCAGGCGGGCAAGCTCAAGATCGACGAGCTCATCACCAAGCGCTACGGTCTCGAGGAAGCCAATGAGGCCTTCCGAGCGCTGGCGGCCGGGGAACTCGGGCGAGGTCTCATCGTCTTCTAG